The Aedes aegypti strain LVP_AGWG chromosome 1, AaegL5.0 Primary Assembly, whole genome shotgun sequence sequence aatacgtgtcacaaAAAATACCATTTTCTAGAAAAACCCCGCCCATCCGCCCTACGTCACACTTTTTATATGGAGCCTTCAAAAAACTTGTATGATTCGTCACATCTTGCAGAACACCTCTTTCCCCCTAATAACATGACGTACTTTATGGATGACCCCATATATGGTTCTCGATCTATTTCGAGGCCCATGCTTCCGTtagttctacgcatatttgtcccgcggtccataagggtgacatagaacatgggacaagtaggcgtagttcACATGTTATAAGTAACGAAGATTCTTAAACGGCCATTTTTGGAACCGGTTATTTTCGTTCTAGTTTTTGTCCAATTTGTCCTTATTTTTGCAACTACCTTCCTCGTTCCAGCACAACGTAGTTTTCAAACCTTTCCCTTGTCTGATATCGCGACGAAAATACATTAAACTAAACAATAATGCTTAACTATGGATTGAACTCAATTGCCGGTTTTATTTTCTACACTAACTAAACGCATAGCGAAAGTACTACCGGATgacgtcattcaaaactttttccaaaggTTCTAACTTTTATGTCCACTCTAAAGcgctttttttcaattaattgatagggttaccatccgtcctgatttaacaggacatgtcctgattttgagttTCTTTTGAGGCGTCCTGattgatttttcatattttaagatTTGTCCTGCTTTTTCAGCACAGATAGTAACAATCACAGGATTTCCtattttcattttaatattttgatgcATCGGGATTTCCTCAATTTACTATCGCGTGCTGCACACTATTATATCTTTAGTTAAGACTTTCGGTATTTACGAGCAATCTAAAAAACGTTAAGTTTAGTCTTCAGTCTAACAACGAATGATCATTTATTTCACCTATTCCTTTATACAGAGTTAACCTCGGCCCAATCCTACAATTCACTCTCGTCATTCTCTCAACTCTCACATTTTATAATAATCTCTTCGCCTGATTGGTGTAGTCCGATTTTACCTCTTATCCGTTGGTCGCTACACACACCATGTCTAATcaaagtttctggaagagatcATTCGTAAAGGATGTTTTCAGAGAATTGTGTAGAAAAATCTGTCGGATTCCAAAGAAATCTTTAATGGATTTCTCCCAAAaactttgattgattttttgtacGACTTAGCGCCATTCTCACGAGACCTTTATGGAAACTTAATTCTTAAAAAGAGTTACCATATACTCTGTATAACCACGATTCGAGGAATGCTATCGTTATTTCATGGCattattatgttttataaatCTCCTAAAAGGTTCTGGCTTTCATTTAAGTTTTTATCAGATTCTATGAAATATACTAGGTTGTTTTAACATTCTTAGTTATTACCTAGCAAAATCTTGATTTGAcaccattcttttttttttaatatcggTAAATTGCTGGAATTATCTGCAGGATTTCGTGGGATATCTAAATTAAATTTCTAAGACCCTTGGCAGATTCCTAAAGGATTCTTATTGTCTTAGCAAAAGACTACCTAGTTATATTTAAGAATTTGTACGTATACTCATACCAGTTAATCAGAAGTGTCTCGTGATTTTACATTACAAGTCCTCGACAttaaaaatcgagaaaaaaaaatatttgaaaatgctATTGGGAATTGGGAATAGGATTCATATTTGGAATTTGAGCTAAAACAGAACTTTCACAGGTAGGGCAGGATCCTACTATTTGcccttttgattcactttggcagtggggttttttggaAGCTGCTGACCTCATATTTAGCCACAACATGCAtcgtattaaaatgcttcttattgcaaagtttcagataaatCGGCCGAGAAAACCCCAAATGCCAAGACACCCTaagttgtgaaaattttaaaatgtcctgattttgagtcTTCAGGAGATGGTCACCCTATTAATTGAACTATTGAATACTGAAACTCttgtatattttaaactttagcaattatttgtaagtgcgtcaaataaggaacatagtgcgtcaaattaggcacattgaagaattgatgcgtcaattaaggaacctaatgtgttccacaaaaagtcaatcaaacacgaagaaaaaaaaaacgtttaatatttttttttactgatttttccctaattctataatagttgagctagcatatgttcaaatttcaacaaaattggaAAGATTTAGACGATTTGACAAGtgtttgaattgaatttagaattttcttaaccgcgtcaaatatggtacgtccacGGTATAGTCTATTTGTTCGTGCCGACAGGCATGAGCAAATACGACACAGTCCATTAGTAGATTTGGTTTAATAAAGTTAATTTATCGTAAAATATATCCCACAGATGGGATACATTCATGTTTCAGTGCAAATTAAAACGAATCCGGTCATAACCTAGATCCTTCGAGCTATCATCGCaacaaatgtttgaattttgaatgcCAAAAGTCTGTTCGATTTTTGGATGGATACAAATTTCTTTCTTAAACAAAATAAACCCGCATCATTCAATTCACGTTCATTATATTAAACTATAGCTTATTCGACGAAAACTAATAACATATATTATCTCATGAGGGCAAAAAAGCAGAAAGTAAGCAGCAGCTAAACGAAATGTTAGAACAGCACAAAAGAAAGCAATTATCCTACACATAGTGTTAACTCTCTTTCACAGCTCTCTTTCTTTTAAGTCGAATCCTTGAAACTATTTCTACGCAAATGTGTATCTTCTTTCGTAAATGCAATCTCTCCTCTCACGCTATCTCTTTCTTAAAACAATTAGGATGAAACTCTCAGTACGACATGGGGGTGGGTTAAACTCACATGAAACTTAACAATATTCTATAGTAGATACAACAGTCACTAAAGTAAAAAGGCGAGAACACGGCTCACTTGAAGATCACCAGTGGATTGAAGATCACGTTCAGCAGATACTTGATTCCACGCAGCAGGTCACGCATCCTCGCATTCACCTTCAATCCCTCGGATACGTGCATCGAAGTCAGCTCCCGATTCTGGCAGTTGATGCAACCTATCGAAAGCAGTTCGATGAGAGGATTCTTCCGTCCCAAACGCATGTTGCTTCGATCGGTTCGTCCCCCGGTTCCAGCGGCCCCGCCAAGGTCCATGTGGAGATTATCGTCGAAATTGTTGCCATCGGATGGATCATGGCTACCATGAACGGGTACCGTGGAGGTGGGCTTTAGGAAGTTTCGCAGAATACCTATGAACCAAATCCGGTCACTGTTGTTCAAGCCCTGGGTAAAATTACCAAACGCGTGCTGAGCTTTTAGCGTAACGGTTGCTGGCTTCGAAAGCAACCCCAGCGATGGCATACGTACTTTCAGTTCGTATTCGTACGTGGTCCATTTGTCCAGATGGCAGCGAGACTGCTGTTGCATGAAACTCTTCATTTCTTCGCAATGTTGAAGGTCCTCAGCCGGGCCGCATTCCGGTTCGACGCGTTCGCCATAGAAGCAAGCAACTCGATCGGCTAGGAACCGTGGCAAATAGCTTTGAATAAAATCAGCACGCCAGTTCTTTCGGCTAGCTATTTCTAGATCCACTACATTGCCCTCCCAACGAATGGCTGTCCCGTCCAGATGGGCGCATCTCAGCTGGGTTTTGATTTTGTTCCCCAAACGGTCCCAGGCCGGCTGATGGCAAAACTTGTAGTACGACTCCCAGCTGAGACTGTTCGGTGGCATTGCTTGCGTTTTAGCTCCTCCGACAGGCGACGGAATCGCACTGGACTCAAACAGTCCCGCCTCAGCGCCGTGAAGCGTTTCGAAGTTGGACATCATGTGGGGCAGGGTCAGAAATACGGTCGCTATGAGACAAATCGATATCTGCAGGAATGTGATGTACTTTTCCGTTCGCCGCGATGCAGCCATGTAGAAAGAAATAAGAATTGCGATGACGGCCGCACTAATCGAGGACCACAACCGAACGGTGGAATCGGTCAACGAGAGCCACTCGATTGCGGCAAACACCGGAATCAAAAGCGTCACTATGCCAAAGAGGGGTAGGAATAGAAGAAGTCCCGACAGTCCCAATGCTCCACGTACCTAAAAAATAACGAATGTACATTTTTAACGTGCTGCAAAATACAAGTTTTTAACACATAATATGTCTGAAACCGTTGTCAACCCACCGTCAGTCGctctagtgtactgagtacacgcgctGTACGAAAAGTCGAATACGTGTTGAAATTCCATTCAAATCCGGGTATTagtcctattccaagatctactcttcttttTGTTTgtagtgaagaaatttttcgaaaaaattaacgaaaagtattcgaaaacatcgtatTTTTGACCTAAGTTTTTACGCGTGTACTCTGTACTGCAGTATGACTGCTCGTGTAAATTTTTTCTACAGGGCCCGTCACACAAGCGGTCGCATTGTGTGTTGCGTACaagcggagcaattttgattgtaaatCTAAAGCTAGGCATGATAGAacattgatgtcttcggcaaatttcttcagttcaacggtaccaattggtcagtggacaaataaaactttgaaaacatcctcatccttcagtggccatcggattgtgtcCCGGGAGAACCAatgaagtggacatttcgcaatacAACATCtcaaacacaaatatctcaggatctagattttttagcaagatggtgtcttcggaaaagttgttcaataggtcaaggactaacatgcttgtttcggaattctgccaccagttgACGCTCGTGagaatgtaatttttcaaacgtagatatctcaggatcctgattacctaggatgatgatgtcttcgacaaagttgtttagtaagacGAGGACTACAATATGATAGGTCACTCAACTTGAAATTCagccaccagatggtgctagtgagacacggtaaatggctgggcatggcgtaccattggtacctcgcgtacctgcaggaatataatagacccctttgtgcggtccttagtcttttgcccagcaactcctatccctacccaGGGTTGTTATTAGTCGCCGGATTCGACAGACTATCAGTGAGTGTGCTGGGATATAAGCATCTATGAAGATTGTAAATAACGGGGCCTTTCCAAACATTCGTTTTATCCATCAATCTCTGAGCAGTCTAAAACTGTGCAAAAATCTGTACTTCATCACCTAGAAATGGAATTGGAAAGGGAGTAAATGCGACATGTACTACTCCCTAAAGTAAAGACATGCACTACTCCCTGGGTAAAGCTACAGCAGATCCAAATAATGGTTGCAGGGGCTCATTCGAACAGAAGAAGAAATGCTTACTTCCTTTTGGCCCCCGCAGTTGTACTCTTGATGTCTATTTAACCCTAATTCTCTCATTGCTCTCTCATGTAAAATTAATTTCTCTCTTTCCATCAAGTTTCTATCTCTGAATAATTATTTCTTccaatgaaacattttcaaattcacggagaggAAGCTAGAATACCATATCTTTCAAATGGTGGGTACAGAATTAATTATAGTTTCATTAACAACGGCTCCATACACATTATGAAATAATGTACAGGACATTCAAACTTACCAGTCCAAACATTGTTGCCGATTGCGAACCGATGATACAGATCTGCAACCAAGCCAACGTCACACAGTGCGGGATCAGATACTGATAGATTCCCCGCCAGCTGTTCCTCCGCGCGATAAACGCCAGAAACGCTGGAATGATCAAATACAGCAGCGCCCGGCAGTTCAAACAGAACTCAATTCCATTGCCGATCACAAACGTCGAGAAGGCCGGCACTTTCAGATCCAGAAATCGCCACCCGGTCGTCACCACCGAGTCCATTTCATACGGATACTTGGCCAGCACGTTCAGTCCGAACGAGAACAGGATCAGATAGTCCGGAAAAGGATCGCGCGAGGTGTACATGAAGGCCAGCATGGTCACGAAAGTCAAAACGAACGCCACAACGGTAATTTCCGAGAACGGGAGCCACTGGTCGTTGATGTTAGGCTGGAGCATTACGTTGACGAAGAATGCCACGAAGAAGTAGAGATACGGTCGTAGGTTGTTGCGAAGATACTGGTTCTCGGAATCGTCCGTGTTAAGATGTTCATCGCCGTATCGCAGGAAGAGGCCGGACCACATCCGGAAATCGATAAAGTCGTGTTTGGACTTTAGCATTTTGAAGCTGCATAGAACCATTACGATTAGGCTCACGTAATAAGCCGTGACCGGGACCAATGTGAATAGATTTTCACTGGCGAAGAGCGAGTACGCTATGAGCAGCAATATCATCTGGATTCCATTAAAGTTAGACCCGGGAAACGCTGCAATCATGTCCAACAGCCGGTGGTACAGAAGCGAGAAGAACATTATCGGGTGAAAGAACGGCCTGTGGAAGCAAGGGATGTGATCCAAGCTTTGGGGATTTGGCACCGACAGTGTTAGCGCATTACTCACAAATGGGAGCCTTCCATTTGAGTAATTAACTGCCGCCGATAGTAGGTTCGCTTCCGATATGTGATTCACTGGATGAAACTGCCCCGAGCTCCTATTCATCCGGCTCCCGCTGAATGACCCATTCCGGTCTGGACTAGTTTCCACTCGATCTTCCCCGGCTTCCGCCCCATCCGGCCTGGTACGTTTTCGCTTTTTGTCCAGCTTGTAGATCTCTCGCATGCGCTTCTCAAGCTGCGCTGCCGTTACGTACTCTTCCCCGTTCGAAAGCGAGGCAAATAGCTCCTGTGCTGCCCGTCTTGCCGATCGTTCCCCGGGACTCATCGCCAAACAACTTCGGACGTCTTCCTCGTTTGCTTCGTTTATCCCGCGTCCAGTGCGGTAGCAATCATTCAGCAGATCAATTGCCTGCTCGTGGCCTTGCTGGGCGGCCCGAAGCAACCAGTGCACTCCCTGGACGTGATTGTGCGCCGGATCTGTTTCGGTGTTTTCCTCCAGTAGCTGCTTGGCCAAAGTGTACTGAACTTCCGAGCAGCCATCTTCGGCGAAGTGGTACTTCAAATTTCGCAAGGACTTCTTGTCTGCAATGAAAGCCAGGTGGTTTCATAGCTTCATATCCAACCGGACAAGATATCGGATGAgatcatcatcaatcagaaaAGTTGCTTACCTTCAAGATTCCATTTCTTTCGAACTGAGGCTGGGTTGTTGTTGGCGGCACCCGAGAAAGACCCATCTCCGATTGGCGGCCGGTTCGCCCAACTTGCCATGGCGTTCAAACGTATATTTTCGGACTTACACAGATGATCGACTGGTTCTTTTTCCAATTTATGGCgaaataattttacttttagTTGAAAATCCTTCCAGAAACCAACGGCACCACCAAAAATGCGTGAAAATCCTTTTGATTCTACTGACAgctaattatttttgttttgaaattaccCTGTAACTGAAAGTGCGAAATACTCAAACACACTTCTAGCATAACATGTGATAAGGGCATTATTGTCTGTGCGGTAAAAAGTTAGAATCGGTTTCACGCCGAAgtatacacaccaaatttttattgtgatagccagcaaaattttgctgatttttgacattggataacgtcttacggcaacatattggggtacaatttcgaaaaaccggttagattttgactgttaataacttaaggcccaaacgcaatgatagcggaacggcaacggaatgcggaaccggttcgccagcaagaatcacaccatctcgactgagctgacaacgaatgaaagtgaaccaacactgaATCGACAAGCATGTTATAGTTTATGCTGGCGAATCGGTTCCGcattccgctatcattgcgtttgggcctttactaACGCcctgatagattttcaagattcttgcaccaatcgattggaaatcatTCTACGAATCGACGCCAAAAATGGAAAgtaatgattttcatgactaaactattgaaaaattggcaaatatcgaggcatgttttattttccatagaaaagcacatttttcttgtgtatttctAACACAGACATAATTGAGCGATATTTTTGCCACTTTCGTGATTCAAaaggaaacgcccctttcggtcttcttcttactacTCTTTGTTCTATCGTGTTCAATCGAAGCCAGCCAAACTCCAATCAGCCACGCGCGTATTagtcaatcgtcgaccagcTAACGGAGAAGGACTCTTATCGGAATAATTTTTACACGTTCgtcgttgctgctgctgctgctgtttattcccaagctaaaagcatccagcccatcgaattcgtggTGAACGCGTCCGAAAACTTGATAATTGCCGTCgaaggagtgagcaaaccatcgaaaACAAGGATGGAAGAGGAAGCATAAAATTACCGACATTTACAGAAGATCAAACGATTCCGTGTCGTCGTCGctacagagaagactgcaaaaatgctaccgccgcctgACCCAAGCGACTGGAacctagggacgttccgatactttcGATATATcgtaatatcgatattttgctttcgatattcgatattttggtattgATATTTCccattcaatatatcggtgatatcgatatttccttccgatatatcgtacaCTAATAGAAGGAAACAAttgtaggaatttctccatataaaatttatttttagtatttCAAAAAGCAGTTACCGTTCAAATTGTACTGTCATGTCCCTTAACAGAAgatgcttaacccctctaccggacgcttcattttttacccctaaaaaaatattcaaatcacgatagcttttttgtttctcaatatttttgcaccattctttCACAAGTTCTTGAAAAACTCTCCTAGTTTCAGAATaagtgtcgatattgataataggtcatctggatccaaagatattcaaaaatttcttcgcgTGGCCACGactcacgtaaatatctcaggctacagaatttttagcgtattcggatattcattcttcggaatgatacattaatgcaagtgtgttgtgaaaaaatgaagcaatttggtgcagccgtctctgagtaatgagcatttatgtttcttgtaccacgctggacaaataaagatcctgaaaacttcaaaaaacctcatatcgtaattttcagatttctccaagaatatttaaccgatttgtatgatttttttcagggtagctccttattacctggtattgtatagtacacgcacagacaaacagacgtcacactctcatcattgtccatcgaccacctttttaacggtcgattcaaaaatatgttaggtggccaatccgccacccgcagcgcttgcttcgtttttgttcgtatttgacgtttaccgccatctgttggcccgtcggccaaacacgctgattttagcattgggcgtacatgtcctcgtgacttgattaattgataaattgatcaaaatcaaaatggccgccaaagacattttatatggagaatgtcggtccctcaaggaacatcggaatatcttcaaaacaagaTCACCAgttattaatatcgacacggactctcaaattagaagagtttttaaagatcttgtgaaaaattgagcaaaaatattaagaaacaaaaaagttatcgtgatttgaatacttttttggcggtaaaaaatgaagctgccggtagaggggttaagtccAAAACGGTTAAAATACCAATAATCTTGaatatttgaagatttttatttgaatcttTGGAAACTAAACAACAGGTCACTAAGCGATAAAGGAAATTTTGCTCCATTcaaatatatcatatgatagtccgatatatcgatattttgaatcaatatatcggtggtatcgatactttgattcgataatcgtatcgaatcaaatatcgatactttgcaatatcggaacgtccctacggGAACCTTGATAAAACTTTGATTGCCATTTATCTCTactagcactaattttcgacctacaagaattctgtgccaattttcagaatttcatacaaagtaggtcaaaatcgtatgaatgggtcgaaaattggtgcttttctcCTAGAAATCTTTCGTAAGTTcttgacggtctcaagccaggacatagaagaagctaacgttatccaacgtcaatttggcggtcgtatcttggaAACAATCTCGAACTTTTTCTGTACCCATCCATTTATCAATCCTTCCAGCAAAATAACATTTGCTGGATTTTCGGCAATTTATTTTGACGGCTGTTTTGCTGGTTTTCAGCAATCGTGGTTTCAGATTTTCAGGTGCGTTTCGCTggagaatctatgacaaaaggtcgaaagacaaaaggtcgaaaggacagaaggtcgaaagacagcaataaaaattcaatggtTTGTGACACTTTATTGcagttcttctttctggcattacgtccccactgagacagagcctgcttctcagcttagtgttcttatgagcacttccacagttattaactgagagctttctttgccgattgaccatttttgcatgtgtatatcgtgtggcagatacgaagagactatatgccctgggaagtcgagaaaatttccaacccgaaaagatcctcgaccggtgggattcgaacccacaaccttcagcttggtcatgctgaatagctgcgcgtttaccgctacggctatctgggcccccattgTGCAGCTTCAATAAAAAGGGAATTTAATGTTTCCTATAGGATTTTTGTCAGAGTGGATCATTAAAATATCCAAAACTGCCGTtctggaccgatgcacgagtgcACTAATTTCACGTTTGAGCGTCATGCCttattcactcgttaccatggccacataaattacacggcaccgctcaaacgtcaaatagtgaagtCTTGCATTAGTCCATATGGAAAGAATAGATAGCACCataccgtagccttgtgtgtttgacagaacagcaatgctgtcacaatgttaaatcccaggTTAACGTTccataaacagtttttaataTGTTGAACAATATGAGAGTTACAGAATTATACTACAAAGAATGGTATGAATAACCAACAGCAAACTGTAACAATATATTGAAGTGTTCAGATATTGTAAAACATTTTGAGGAGGGAATTGTTAGGGatggttcaaatattacgtaacacaacagggggagggagggggtctagcatagtgttacggtccatacaaaaatttaaaattttccatacaaaagctgttacgtgggggagggagggggtctaaaattggcaaattttgcgttacgtaatatttgaatgaacccttatcaCAATATATTTCTTATTTTCAACAGTTTGGCAAAGGGTTGCAGGTATTCGTTCGCGAGCCGATGCAAATTGAACacgcttaaaaaaataaacaacacaGAAGCTGTGTACCAGTCGCAAATCCGTGATGAAaagattctgtttttttttcaacatgtggTCTaaatttataacttctaatactTTCTGAAtcgcaaaataaatattattgacaTTTGTTAATCAAgttatgtgaaaatattattttcgtgATTTAAAGATTTAGACTACCTTTTGTGTTAAATTTTTCTAGCGTTTAGGTTGTTGTGTTTTTTTTGATagtgaaaaaagtgaaaaaaaactttcaaactgCCTATTTTTTGTTCCCGTTTCATCACTGTCGGACAAAAACCAGCCGAAAGTTATTTAAACATTGTTTCATTGCTTTTCCGTTCCGGTAGTGTCGGACAGTGCCAACTAGAATAAACCATCCATCGGGAGATACTTCACTGACCATAAAGTTGCTATGGACGACATTGCTGTCGTGTACGTGATCGGTTAGCGTTTTTAACTACACGATAGAGATATTctatatttatttcttttcttcCAGTAGGTGGAGATTGTTTTAGTCAAAGTGGTTTCCCGGTCTTTTAGGTTACCTGTCCAGCAGTCGTCAGGATCCTCAGGAATCGATTCTGATGGATGAAAGTGTGTAATCTTGAAGTTCCCTGGCAAATCTCTCATATTAACCGATAGTATTCTGGATTGCAGCGGAAACCAAAGCGGAAGTCAAAGACGAGAATTAAAAGGCCATCCGTGAGCGGATAAAGAAGTGCCAAAGTCGCCGGATGTCGTTCCTCTCGCGACAAACAAGTGCTAATGTTAGTTCAGACGAAAGCGACGACGACAATAAGGAAAGGGAGGGTCTCGATTGCAAGCAACGGGGGCACAAACGAGGAGGAAAGAAAAGACGAAAGTTGGGCCCTGTTTCCGGCTAATCGTTTAAGCCTATCCGGAATTGCCCCGCCAGATCTCAACGAAGATGACGACgagcattcttcttctttctggcgttacgtcccaactgggacaaagcctgcttctcagataagtgttcttatgagcacttccacagttattaactgagagctttctttgccgattgaccatttttgcatgtgtatatcgtgtagcaggtacgaagatactctatgccctgggaatcgagaaaatttcctttaagaaaagatcctcgaccagcgggattcgaacccacgaccctcagcatggtcatgctgaatagctgcgcgtttaccgctacggctatctgggccccgacgacgagcatgatgatgatgaagatgtGGTTCTCGTGagacattatttcaaaaagagGACGATATTTTCAAGGATCCACAGAGGCACGATGTCAGATGGGCCATCACCGGTGAAACGACGTGGCCATTTAAGAAGAACGTTAGTGTTCTGAACTTAGCTTTGACGTTATAAATGGATAGCATCTACGAATCAATCTGTTTGTTAGTGCATAAACAGTGTTTTAGATGAAATGCAATAAAAGATCAAATTATaacattgtatttttttattattgagaATGATTTGCAAGAAGTTTAAATTACATAAGGTACAAGCATAACATTACAATATTGTGTAGGGTTGAAAAAACCATAACACACCGTAAATGAGTCattatagggtaaaagcaccggttttggccagcctaagagaaaatgtcaataaatatTTAATGGGAAGATGTATTTATAccacaaatatgtcaaatgcaagcttccaatccatattatgagtgtaaaatatcaaaactgagctaaaaccattttttcgctttgaaaatcccgttggttaatataggccaacggaaccagtttcagccagagattta is a genomic window containing:
- the LOC5569230 gene encoding wolframin, with protein sequence MASWANRPPIGDGSFSGAANNNPASVRKKWNLEDKKSLRNLKYHFAEDGCSEVQYTLAKQLLEENTETDPAHNHVQGVHWLLRAAQQGHEQAIDLLNDCYRTGRGINEANEEDVRSCLAMSPGERSARRAAQELFASLSNGEEYVTAAQLEKRMREIYKLDKKRKRTRPDGAEAGEDRVETSPDRNGSFSGSRMNRSSGQFHPVNHISEANLLSAAVNYSNGRLPFVSNALTLSVPNPQSLDHIPCFHRPFFHPIMFFSLLYHRLLDMIAAFPGSNFNGIQMILLLIAYSLFASENLFTLVPVTAYYVSLIVMVLCSFKMLKSKHDFIDFRMWSGLFLRYGDEHLNTDDSENQYLRNNLRPYLYFFVAFFVNVMLQPNINDQWLPFSEITVVAFVLTFVTMLAFMYTSRDPFPDYLILFSFGLNVLAKYPYEMDSVVTTGWRFLDLKVPAFSTFVIGNGIEFCLNCRALLYLIIPAFLAFIARRNSWRGIYQYLIPHCVTLAWLQICIIGSQSATMFGLVRGALGLSGLLLFLPLFGIVTLLIPVFAAIEWLSLTDSTVRLWSSISAAVIAILISFYMAASRRTEKYITFLQISICLIATVFLTLPHMMSNFETLHGAEAGLFESSAIPSPVGGAKTQAMPPNSLSWESYYKFCHQPAWDRLGNKIKTQLRCAHLDGTAIRWEGNVVDLEIASRKNWRADFIQSYLPRFLADRVACFYGERVEPECGPAEDLQHCEEMKSFMQQQSRCHLDKWTTYEYELKVRMPSLGLLSKPATVTLKAQHAFGNFTQGLNNSDRIWFIGILRNFLKPTSTVPVHGSHDPSDGNNFDDNLHMDLGGAAGTGGRTDRSNMRLGRKNPLIELLSIGCINCQNRELTSMHVSEGLKVNARMRDLLRGIKYLLNVIFNPLVIFK